In Stegostoma tigrinum isolate sSteTig4 chromosome 12, sSteTig4.hap1, whole genome shotgun sequence, the following proteins share a genomic window:
- the LOC125457078 gene encoding kelch-like protein 34: MSSREQAVSYFLALSPTHGESVLSQYQSLRNDKLLCDIVLVAEGSEFMAHRSLLACASDYFRSMFKEYTRESKAGVVHLQAVSASGLRHVLDFIYNSCLALSADSLPQTLETARYLQVPEAVQLCSRYLVSSLSPGGCCQAANVAARFALADAQREAELYIASQLRRLLAAGAERSGLLELNAESLRAVLECERLAGLRESQLLELLLAWLDWEEPRWQAQAQRLLPALRYCLLPPGTLSLLQAEPRLDPAVRLLVSGALDYHRDEAAQPARQNRQSTLRGRERHLLAVGGLVLPEPAGESPEPGPAAVDRLWALKPSTGEWRELGRCPRLQHHCVCVLADFLFVLGGEELGAGGEAKRSGVRRQVERYDPRFDRWSPVSAMESPRAQFACCVLEGRILALGGRGAAWPSSSPEASLSSAEMYDPSSGVWQALPPLPVPVHGHACAVHEGRAVYVSGGRQGGQAESSPDMFSYQAGGEVWASCPPMSIARFGHQMAAVGQRLYSFVGTYEPFCDIECYEPRRRHWRRLRPLLGFDRSCYGLAVLGARVYLVGGKRWHDSREVAASEAVLYDTRTDSWSEAGKLPLPLCGTQCAMLQLLDLPPGQGSDLGLHSL, encoded by the coding sequence ATGTCGAGTCGGGAGCAGGCTGTGAGCTATTTCCTGGCGCTGTCCCCCACACACGGAGAGTCGGTGCTGTCGCAGTACCAGAGCCTCCGCAATGACAAGCTGCTGTGCGACATCGTGCTGGTGGCCGAAGGCAGCGAGTTCATGGCGCACAGGTCGCTGCTGGCGTGCGCCAGCGACTACTTCAGGTCCATGTTCAAGGAGTACACCCGCGAGTCCAAGGCCGGGGTGGTGCACCTGCAAGCGGTGTCGGCCAGCGGCCTGCGCCACGTCCTCGACTTCATCTACAACTCGTGCCTGGCGCTGTCCGCCGACAGCCTGCCGCAGACCCTGGAGACGGCCCGCTACCTGCAGGTGCCCGAGGCGGTGCAGCTCTGCTCCCGCTACCTGGTCAGCAGCCTGAGCCCCGGCGGCTGCTGCCAGGCGGCGAACGTGGCGGCCCGCTTCGCCCTGGCCGACGCGCAGAGGGAGGCCGAGCTCTACATCGCCTCGCAGCTGCGGCGGCTGCTGGCGGCGGGCGCCGAGCGCAGCGGCCTGCTGGAGCTGAACGCCGAGTCCCTGCGGGCGGTGCTGGAGTGCGAGCGGCTGGCCGGCCTCCGGGAGAGCCAGCTGCTGGAGCTGCTGCTGGCCTGGCTGGACTGGGAGGAGCCGAGGTGGCAGGCCCAGGCCCAGCGCCTGCTGCCCGCCCTCCGTTACTGCCTGCTGCCCCCCGGCACGCTCAGCCTCCTGCAGGCCGAGCCGCGGCTCGACCCCGCCGTCCGGCTCCTCGTCTCCGGCGCCTTGGACTACCACCGGGACGAGGCGGCGCAGCCGGCCCGCCAGAACCGCCAGAGCACGCTGAGGGGCCGGGAGAGGCACCTGCTGGCGGTCGGCGGCTTGGTGCTGCCCGAGCCCGCCGGGGAGAGCCCGGAGCCCGGGCCGGCAGCTGTCGACCGCCTCTGGGCCCTGAAGCCCAGCACCGGCGAGTGGAGGGAGTTAGGCCGCTGCCCCAGGCTCCAGCACCATTGCGTGTGCGTCCTGGCCGACTTCCTGTTCGTGCTGGGCGGCGAGGAGCTGGGCGCCGGCGGAGAGGCCAAACGCTCCGGCGTCAGGCGGCAGGTCGAGCGTTACGACCCGCGCTTCGACCGCTGGAGCCCGGTGAGCGCCATGGAGAGCCCCCGGGCGCAGTTCGCTTGCTGCGTGCTGGAAGGCCGCATCCTGGCGCTGGGGGGCCGGGGGGCCGCCTGGCCCTCGTCGTCCCCCGAGGCCTCGCTCTCCTCGGCCGAGATGTACGACCCGAGCAGCGGCGTGTGGCAGGCCTTGCCCCCGCTGCCGGTGCCGGTGCACGGCCACGCGTGTGCGGTGCACGAAGGCCGCGCCGTGTACGTGTCCGGGGGCCGCCAGGGAGGCCAGGCGGAGAGCAGCCCGGACATGTTCTCATACCAGGCCGGCGGAGAGGTGTGGGCAAGCTGCCCGCCCATGAGCATCGCCCGCTTCGGCCATCAGATGGCGGCGGTCGGGCAGCGCCTCTACTCGTTCGTCGGCACCTACGAGCCCTTCTGCGACATCGAGTGCTACGAGCCCCGGCGCCGCCACTGGCGCCGCCTCAGGCCCCTGCTCGGCTTCGACCGCTCCTGCTATGGCCTGGCCGTCCTCGGCGCCCGCGTCTACCTGGTCGGCGGCAAGAGGTGGCACGACTCGCGGGAGGTCGCGGCCTCCGAGGCGGTGCTGTACGACACCCGCACCGACAGCTGGAGTGAGGCCGGCAAGCTGCCGCTGCCCCTGTGCGGCACTCAGTGCGCCATGCTGCAGCTCCTCGACCTGCCCCCCGGCCAGGGCAGCGACCTGGGCCTGCACTCTTTGTAA